The Pseudostreptobacillus hongkongensis genome segment TTATGGGCATATGCTTTTTATTTAAAAAATAAAATACATAACTTAATATAATATATTCACTTGCTAATAACTTAAATATATAGTATATTATCAGTATAAGATAAAACTTTATAGGAGGTTAGTATGATTATTAGTGAAATGCTTAAAGTAGAAAATATATCTACAGATTTAAAAGCAAAAAATAAACCAGAAATTCTTAAAGAATTAGTTGGGTTAGTTAAAAGTGGAAATATTTTAGATGAAGAAAAATTTTTGAAAGATTTTGAACAAAGAGAAGAAGCCGGGAGTACAGCTTTAGAAAATGGGCTAGCAATACCTCATGTTAGAAGTGAATATATAGAAAAGTTTACTATAGGGGTTGCAACAAATAGAGAAGGAATTGACTTTGATTCTATTGATGGAAAGAAAACAAAAGTATTTGTTGTTATTGCTTCACCTATGAAAGAAAGACATTTACATTTAGAGGCTTTAGCAAAAGTTGCTGCAATATTATATAATCCAACAAATGTAGAAGTTGTTTCTAACTCTAATTCTAAAGAAGGAATAATAGATTTAATATCAAAATTAGAAAGCGTAGATTAGAAAAGTGAAAAAAGTTGACTTAAACTAGAAAATTTGATAAAATTTACTTGAAAGAACAAAATCTAGGAGGAATTTAAAATGAAATATAATTACAAAGATTTAGGTTTAGTAAATACTAAAGAAATGTTTGCAAAAGCTAACAAAGAAGGATATTCAGTTCCAGCTTTTAATTTCAATAACTTAGAGCAATTACAAGGGATAATTGAAGCATGTGTTGAAATGGGATCACCAGTTATTTTACAAGTTTCAACAGGAGCTAGAAAATATATTGGTAAAGAAATGTTACCTTATTTAGCACAAGCAGCTACTGCTTATGTTAAAGCATCAGGTTCAGATATACCTGTAGCATTACACTTAGATCATGGTCCAAGTTTTGAAGTTGCTAAAGACTGTATTGAATATGGATTCTCTTCAGTAATGATAGATGCTTCACACCATGATTATGATGAAAATGTTAAAATATCAAGAGAAGTTGCAGAATTTGCACATTTACATGATGTAACAGTAGAAGCAGAACTTGGAGTTTTAGCTGGAGTAGAAGATGATGTTGTTGCTGCAGATCATATATATACTCAACCTGATGAAGTTCAAGATTTCGTTTCAAAAACAGGAGTTGATTCATTAGCAATAGCAATAGGAACTTCTCATGGAGCACACAAATTTAAACCAGGAGATAATCCTAAAATTCGTTTAGATATCTTAAAAGAAATTGAACAAAGAATACCAGGATTCCCTATAGTATTACACGGTTCTTCTTCAGTACCTAAACAATTCGTTGAAATGATTAATCAACACGGAGGTAAAATTGCTGATGCAATAGGTATACCTGATGAACAATTATTATTAGCTTCTAAATCAGCAGTAGCTAAAATAAATGTTGATACTGATGGAAGATTAGCATTTACTGGAGGAATAAGAGAAGTATTAGATACTAAACCAGGTGAATTTGATCCTAGAAAATATGCTGGAAAAGCAAAAGACTATATTAAAGAATACTATAAATCAAAAATAGTAGATGTATTTGGATCACAAGATGCATACAAAAGAGGAATAGAAGTTAAATAGTTTTAAATTTAAGCCTTGTTTCTAAATGTTTGAAATGAGGCTTTTAAGATTAAATAGAAGATGGGAGTTGTGTATATTGATGGCAATGTTTATGAGCGATGAAGCAAGAGCATTACTAATTTATGAAGGAATAGGTAAAAAAGAAAATGTTGATTCTTTAGAAAATTGTTCAACAAGAATAAGAGTAGGAGTAAATAACTTAGATATAATAAATAGAAATTTACTTTTAGAAGCAGGAGCAAAAGACATAGTTATAGTTGGAGAAGACGGAGTTCAAATAGTTATGGGTAATAAGACAGTTCCTGTTATGGAAGAACTTAAAAAAATTATGAAATAAAGGTAGTGAGATAAGTGAAGTATTATGTTGGTGTAGACCTTGGTGGGACTAACGTAAAGATAGGAATACTTGATGTAAACTACGATTTATTGAATGAAACTAGTATTAAAACTGAATCGTATAAAGGTCCAATCGATACGTTTACAAGAATTTGGAATAAAATTAAGGAAATGTTTGAAAAAAATAATTTAGATTTATCAAAATTAGAAGGGATTGGACTAGGTATACCAGGACCTGTAGTTAATAGATCAACAGTAAAATTAGCAGCTAACTTTTCTTGGGGAAATGACTTTAATGCTAAAGAAGTATTTGAAAAAATTTCTGGGAAAACTGTTATTGTAGAAAATGATGTAAGAGCAATAACTCTTGGAGAAAATTTATTTGGTGCAAGCCATGGTTATAGAAATAGTATAGTAATACCTATAGGAACAGGAATAGCCTCTGGTCTTATAATAAACGGTGAATTAGTTTCTGGTATATATGGAGCAGCAGGTGAATTTGGACACATGGTTATAAATGAAAATGGTTATGACTGTGGTTGTGGACTTAAAGGGTGTCTTGAAACATATTGTTCAGCAACAGGTATAGTTAGAGAAGGACGTAGAGTTTTAAAAGAAAAAAAAGAAGGTAAGTTATATAATGACTTTAAAGATAAGTTTGATAAACTTACTGCTAAAGATATATTTGATGCTGTTAGAAATGGTGATTTGGTAGCTATTGGAATTTTAGATGATTTCAGTAAAAAACTAGCTTTAGGTATAGGTAGTCTAATAAATATAGTAAATCCAGAAATAATAGTTATTGCTGGAGGTCTTGCAAAATCTGCA includes the following:
- a CDS encoding PTS sugar transporter subunit IIA, whose translation is MIISEMLKVENISTDLKAKNKPEILKELVGLVKSGNILDEEKFLKDFEQREEAGSTALENGLAIPHVRSEYIEKFTIGVATNREGIDFDSIDGKKTKVFVVIASPMKERHLHLEALAKVAAILYNPTNVEVVSNSNSKEGIIDLISKLESVD
- a CDS encoding class II fructose-bisphosphate aldolase, whose product is MKYNYKDLGLVNTKEMFAKANKEGYSVPAFNFNNLEQLQGIIEACVEMGSPVILQVSTGARKYIGKEMLPYLAQAATAYVKASGSDIPVALHLDHGPSFEVAKDCIEYGFSSVMIDASHHDYDENVKISREVAEFAHLHDVTVEAELGVLAGVEDDVVAADHIYTQPDEVQDFVSKTGVDSLAIAIGTSHGAHKFKPGDNPKIRLDILKEIEQRIPGFPIVLHGSSSVPKQFVEMINQHGGKIADAIGIPDEQLLLASKSAVAKINVDTDGRLAFTGGIREVLDTKPGEFDPRKYAGKAKDYIKEYYKSKIVDVFGSQDAYKRGIEVK
- a CDS encoding PTS transporter subunit EIIB; amino-acid sequence: MAMFMSDEARALLIYEGIGKKENVDSLENCSTRIRVGVNNLDIINRNLLLEAGAKDIVIVGEDGVQIVMGNKTVPVMEELKKIMK
- a CDS encoding ROK family protein, yielding MKYYVGVDLGGTNVKIGILDVNYDLLNETSIKTESYKGPIDTFTRIWNKIKEMFEKNNLDLSKLEGIGLGIPGPVVNRSTVKLAANFSWGNDFNAKEVFEKISGKTVIVENDVRAITLGENLFGASHGYRNSIVIPIGTGIASGLIINGELVSGIYGAAGEFGHMVINENGYDCGCGLKGCLETYCSATGIVREGRRVLKEKKEGKLYNDFKDKFDKLTAKDIFDAVRNGDLVAIGILDDFSKKLALGIGSLINIVNPEIIVIAGGLAKSADLIIENVKKHLPKYALGISIDIPIVKSKLLDSAGVKGAASLIINNK